A single genomic interval of Xyrauchen texanus isolate HMW12.3.18 chromosome 8, RBS_HiC_50CHRs, whole genome shotgun sequence harbors:
- the LOC127648345 gene encoding envoplakin-like — protein sequence MSKVYKHPNEPALKLDIRSLSTRIQENADQVEKSILHTENLLKEDTGNEQKGLPMKHQDHAAEIISHVEVLLKDLFLDVHRVKTLQHPQADEIELHIKNIHERWYKDCEKYKDLYKQPYEQTLMPTLDRSKLPSEKQIQEEKSESVPEQLLHTLDDLDRENLKRFRWYLKQDGSISVSRLENADVPDIVDKMLECYGQNGALNKTLAILKKMKQNNLAEQLGNNGKEGN from the exons ATGTCTAAGGTGTACAAACATCCCAATGAACCCGC GTTAAAGTTGGACATTCGCTCTCTGTCCACACGCATACAGGAAAACGCAGATCAGGTGGAGAAAAGCAtactacacactgaaaatctgctGAAGGAG GACACTGGAAATGAACAAAAAGGCCTGCCAATGAAACATCAGGATCACGCAGCAGAGATCATTTCTCATGTTGAGGTCTTACTGAAGGATCTCTTCCTGGACGTGCACAGAGTAAAGACACTTCAACATCCTCAGGCCGATGAGATTGAGCTTCA TATCAAAAATATTCATGAGCGCTGGTATAAAGACTGTGAGAAATACAAGGATCTCTACAAGCAGCCTTATGAGCAGACTCTGATGCCCACGCTGGACAGGAGCAAACTGCCGTCTGAAAAACAG ATCCAAGAAGAGAAGTCGGAATCTGTTCCAGAGCAGCTCCTACATACCTTGGATGATCTGGACCGAGAAAACCTAAAGAGATTCAGGTGGTATTTAAAACAAGATGGATCAATTTCAGTCTCCCGTCTTGAGAATGCAGATGTCCCTGACATAGtcgataagatgttggagtgttATGGACAAAACGGAGCTTTGAATAAAACATTGGCCATCCTGAAGAAGATGAAACAGAACAATTTGGCCGAACAGTTAGGGAACAACGGGAAGGAAGGCAActga
- the LOC127648343 gene encoding uncharacterized protein LOC127648343 translates to MEREGFLRSLQFLESAGLRVGAIVTDRHPSIQKYLREQRPEIQHYFDTWHVAKGLAKKIDALGKERSCGEVLAWRRSIINHLYWCASSSKTGEEAVEKWKSVTNHVQNVHHHNSDLFPVCAHPPLEMRAWLTPSTKACERFCDLMINQRLLKDVSKLSPHHQTSSVEGFHSLILKFAYNQSGEPSIKVKWPKYKKGDHSLHYTKTEPTYSKDKRIMLPYNKYGKYVDLLQN, encoded by the exons ATGGAACGCGAAGGGTTTTTGAGAAGCCTCCAGTTCCTGGAATCAGCAGGGTTAAGGGTTGGTGCAATCGTCACAGATCGGCATCCTTCGATACAAAAGTATCTGAGGGAGCAACGACCTGAGATCCAGCATTATTTCGATACTTGGCATGTCGCTAAGG GTCTCGCCAAGAAGATCGATGCACTAGGGAAAGAGCGTAGTTGTGGAGAGGTTCTGGCCTGGAGGAGAAGTATCATAAACCACCTTTACTGGTGTGCATCCTCTTCCAAGACAGGTGAAGAAGCCGTGGAAAAGTGGAAGTCTGTAACCAACCACGTGCAAAATGTGCACCATCATAACAGCGACTTATTCCCAGTCTGCGCCCACCCACCTCTTGAGATGCGAGCTTGGCTGACACCAA GCACTAAAGCTTGTGAACGGTTTTGTGACCTGATGATAAACCAGCGACTACTGAAAGACGTGTCAAAACTGAGCCCTCACCATCAGACCTCCTCAGTTGAAGGCTTCCATAGCCTGATATTGAAATTTGCATACAACCAGAGTGGTGAACCGTCTATCAAAGTGAAATGGCCAAAATACAAAAAGGGGGATCATTCCCTTCACTACACAAAAACAGAACCAACCTACAGTAAGGATAAAAGGATAATGTTACCATACAATAAATATGGAAAATATGTAGATCTTCTGCAAAATTAG